A portion of the Planctomycetota bacterium genome contains these proteins:
- a CDS encoding ATP-binding protein, with product MTPPSGGQHLRAALDVPHDPGAIGKAEERVLDALAAFSFPKASVFAVRLCLHEAISNAFRHGHRNLPPHTPISLRYDVSAERVEILVEDQGPGFDPGAVPDPTADENLERGSGRGLLLIRAYMASAEYNAKGNALRMVYQRPADVGGISNSPSI from the coding sequence ATGACTCCCCCCTCGGGCGGACAGCACCTCCGGGCGGCGCTTGACGTGCCGCACGATCCCGGCGCGATCGGCAAGGCCGAGGAACGCGTTCTGGACGCCCTCGCCGCCTTCTCGTTCCCCAAGGCATCTGTCTTCGCCGTCCGCCTGTGCCTGCACGAGGCGATCAGCAACGCCTTCCGCCACGGGCACCGCAACCTCCCACCCCACACGCCCATCAGCCTCCGTTACGACGTCTCCGCCGAACGCGTGGAGATCCTCGTCGAAGACCAGGGCCCCGGCTTTGACCCCGGCGCCGTGCCCGATCCCACCGCCGATGAGAACCTGGAACGCGGGTCAGGCCGCGGGCTGCTGCTTATCCGGGCGTACATGGCCAGCGCGGAGTACAACGCGAAGGGCAACGCCCTGCGGATGGTCTACCAACGCCCCGCCGATGTCGGCGGAATCTCGAACTCGCCGAGCATCTAA
- a CDS encoding STAS domain-containing protein — translation MPGQESRVRVKRIDGVIQVEFVDRNILDESNIQAIGEEISSLVDAEDATPKLLISFANVEHLSSAALGTLITINNRVRGRSGQLRLSDIDPQIYEVFAITRLNKLFQIHPTISDAMRSFA, via the coding sequence ATGCCAGGCCAAGAGTCCCGCGTCCGTGTCAAGCGGATCGACGGCGTCATCCAGGTTGAGTTCGTCGACCGGAACATCCTCGACGAGAGCAACATCCAGGCCATCGGCGAGGAGATCAGCTCCCTGGTAGACGCCGAAGACGCCACGCCCAAGCTGCTCATCTCGTTCGCCAACGTCGAGCACCTGTCCTCTGCGGCGCTCGGCACCCTCATCACCATCAACAACCGCGTCCGGGGCCGCTCCGGGCAACTCCGACTCTCGGACATCGACCCGCAGATCTACGAGGTCTTCGCCATCACCCGCCTCAACAAGCTGTTCCAGATCCACCCCACCATCAGCGACGCCATGCGCAGCTTCGCGTGA